Part of the Misgurnus anguillicaudatus chromosome 25, ASM2758022v2, whole genome shotgun sequence genome, tctttcatttcttttgaTGCAACAATAAATTTGGTTGATTTGCAATCTGTTATATCAATCAAGTTTTTAAACATCTTTAAGTTTTTCCTCATAATCTTCTGGATGTCAGACGTGAGCCAGGTCTTGTGTTGTGAATCTGTTGTGTTCTCATcattttttctctttgtctCAGATCTCAGGTTGGCCTTTTGTTTAGAAAGAAGATCATCTGACAAACCCAATGATGTAAAAGTGTAGCTGACTACATTTTTTACTTCCAGATCCATCATAATTTTCTTTAGGTTGACCTCTACTGTTGCTCCAGAGTCATTCAGTTGTGTTAGGAGGATTTTAATGACATCAGATTcttcttctttctctttcagCCATTGTTCAAGAGCATTTCTGTTGAATGGAGATTCCTCGTGTTCACGCAGAAGATCAATCAGTGCTGTTTCTTCTAGAAATTTACCACGAAGTTTTGGTAACAGAGAGCCGAGGTCCTTCATGAGATTCAGTTTGTACTTGTAACAGTTTTGCTTCATGTCATTGATTTTGTTACGAAACTGAAGAAAAGTCAAAGCAGCTGAATCTGTCAGAAGATCACTGCATTTCATCTCAGTTGTACTTAAACTCTCAATGACTGATTCAAGATCTGTGATTAGATTGATGCTGATGTCATGTTGAAACTTTACTGCTTTTGAATAAAGTTTGTCCAGAGGATAAAGCCAGACTCTTAAAGGAACAACAAGTTCTTTGTTTTCTCCCAGTAGATTGGGAAGATCCTCAAAAATCTTCACAGCTTCTTCAAATGTAGTCGGATTAGATGGCAGCTGAAAGTCACCATAAAATGTGCAGCTGAATTTTTGGAGCGCAGTCTTGTGATTGTCATCCAGATCGAGCTTTGCACCGACTGAAATACCTTTAAGATGTTTGAAGGCGACTTTGACTTCTCCATCTACTTTTTTTTTATCTTCATCTGCTGAAACTTCTCTGTCAAACACAAAGCAGGCATCTGCTCCATACAGCACTGCTGTCACTACATGTGTGGCTATATCATCATCATAATGAAGGAAATCTCCAGAAGTCAAGTGATTTATAGTCAGCTCTTTAAATTGACTGGTTGAGTGATAAAACAATGTCAATCTCTGTTGACTGAAGGACTTCTTGGTGTCTTTGAGATATCTGGCAGCTCCTCCTACATCAATGAGTCCTCCTAAAACACTCAGTTTCACTCCACCATCAATATTCAATACTTTAGATTTTTCTGTAAGTGAATCTGAAGCTGTAACTGTGAAAACTGTGTTAATCTGAGAATGAGCACAGATACTCTGATCCATCCGCTCTTTAGTGAGGAGCCTGTGTCCtgtaaagaaaaataataacaacTGATTTACTCAAATCaatttttatatctaaaaatgtttattaGCCAACAATTCAATCCAATCCCTCTGCAAAGCTTATTTAGCCTACCTTAGAACAACAACAGTTTAATgtgccaaaatgtattttatttatattcaagGTGTTCCAGATTTGAGATTAGTTCATAGTGAATTGAAGGAGACGGCAAGCGCATAGTGATGTATGGCTGCTTTTGAAACACTGCTTCATGAAGGTTTGAAACCTTTGAGTCatttaaatcttttgtttcgaatcattggTTCGAAGTGTGTATCAAATTGGGCAAGTCAAGCAATTTCAGCAAATAAGGCTAGATTACATCATTACTGTGTCGAAATGTTTTGAAATTCTGAGATCAACACCCCTTAGTTAGTAGTGAATCGAAGTAAACCAGAATCGAAGTAAACCATCAATCAGTCTACTAGTTTCGTTTCACTAATTTCAGGTCTTTTTATTATGAATGTTAATAAAAtgaacatgcattttagtctgggactggAATGAGTCCTGTCCGGGGAACCACCCCATTATGTTTTGATCTAGGTCTCgttgcttttacactattttgaccagcaggtgtcgccagcgtcTATGGTGTTTTGAACTCTTCGAAACAGTGATTCATTTTgtgaagcaattggttcaagtGATCTGAAACTTCGAAAAGCTTCATTTCTCCCATCACAAGTGGATCCTAGTGCAGTATTAGAGTTAAATTCAAGTAAAACAATGTAACAAGGTAGCAAAAAGAGGGGTGGGGAAATTAGAGAGCGGTCTCTAACCCCATTACAGATGGGTAATAAGCCGCACTTATTTAAAGGACAGGTGAAAGCGAAGGGCAGCTGTGGTCCTGTTAGCATTTGCTCATTGCTTGGCTTGTAGCTCCCGGTTTATGTTTCCTTGTATGAGAAGAATGTGATAGTTTGAAGCTCAGGATCATTATGCATTTGTTTGGTCTTGCTCTGCTAAGAATGTTGGCTAGgggattttgtttatttttttcccaatctttttttctttcaagtACATGTACAAGTTCTTGGGTAGCTGCCCAATGTTTCTTTAGTGGAGAATTAGAGGCAGGGATAACCCAAATCATTTTAATGCTTTGTTAAATAAAGACTAATGTATTTTTCGACTATTTTCTGCTTGCTGTAAGTCGATTTGTTATGCACCTTCGTTTTTTGGACCCTTGCTACAACAAGATAATTCAATGGGCAACAAAGAACAATGAATCAGGAGACAATTCACCATTACATCAAACAACAACAGACAAAAGACAACTGAAACACAAGGGATAAATATACACAGGGTAAACAAGGAGAACAGAGACACCTGGAGGAACAACCAAACCAGGACCAGTGAACAAAGAAACTACAAAGAACTACAAACATGGAAGACAGGAACCCAAAATACAAACtatggctgaatcccaaaccgcctacttccatactatacagtacgcaaagtagcgctttttacatactatatagtatgaaagtaggcggtttgggattcagcctaTGAGTCCACAGAAATGAGAGCTTcaacaaaaaacacaagaaTATGAGGAGATATAGATTTCAAAATTCAAAAAGAAGTCAAAATTCCCATTCATGACCTGTAATGTAAACATTGGCCAATAACTGTTTTACTAGTATGTAAATCGCAACTGTTTGtataggatttttttcattactttattataggcgttatttttaaatttgcaAATAAACTATTGAAAAAAGATGAATAACATCTTCCTAAGgaggaaaaattaaaaaaagtttagttttgcgtgcacacgtgaaactatcgcatgctcacatgaaactttcacatgcgcgcacgcgaaactaaagatttcaaaaaaatttgcacatgaaggtttcgcgtgagcacatgaaactaaacttttgatttttttactccaatgtcaccttaggggctcagtACTCATAATAAGTAACTCACAGCATGGCTACTATTTTAGATAACATCTTTATGATTTCCTAACATTTGGATTAGGAAAACTGTATCCTATGCTTTCACTTTACTTAAAGCCACTGGCAATGAATTTATAGAagttaaaaactgtataatggcttaaaataaGTAACTTATAACATGGTTATAACAATATAAATCAAATCAGTTATTTGAAATAGAACTAAATCTGCATGATTAATAAAGTCGTAACTATATAATGACATTATAGCAATGCAGCCTGCACCTTTACCAATTCCCCTTATGTAAGTATACGACTGAGTAGTTATAAATTGAAATGCAAATGCATCACTTATAAGTAAAAAGAAAAGTATTATAAATGTAACTATACTGTTCTTATAATGGGGTAtaggtgtttttttattttatttatttatagaatAGTAATAACTGCCTataaatacactctaaaaatgttgggttgtttttaactgagtgctgggtaactattggacagaacacatttctgggttaaaatgaggcaaataatgggttgtttttaccCAACTGCTGAATTATTGTCaatcaaccatgttgaaaaaacccagcagttgggttaagtCAAAAAATGTTAGCTGGGAAGACACTAAATGATGGAATATAATGTGAATTATGTCTTTGCTTGAGGGTTTTATTAGGCATGACATGTAACCTTTAATACCTTCTACAGTACTGTATCTTACAATCTCAGAAAAAAATgatacaagaaggtacaaaaatTGTCACTGCTGGGTGGAACCTTTTAACAAACTATACTTTTAAAATGTGCATACAGGTACCTCAAATACCTGTActaaaatggtacatattggaCTGTAATAAAAGGTACTTTTCCAATTAcaatttgtacctttatttctttaaatctCAGAGAAATGTTATGAATGTTAAGAACTGAAGTAATACTGCCAAATAATTTCATTTACTTTTGTATTGTAACTATTTTGTAAGTAaccataaataatttaaattttaagcAATTAATTGGTGTCGCCCAAATATCAGAgtaatgtaatgttttgttgtaCATGTAGTGTAGTACCTGGTATAAATGCATCTTTTCTGCAGTCATACAGCATACCCAGCTGGAAGGGTCTCCCAAGAGCTGCTGTTTCAATCACATTCAATCCCACTGGATCCATACTAAACAGAGTAAAACATTCATACCAGTGTAAGATTACCCCACCTCTCTTTTTGATCATGAAAATCATTTcacaaaatcagtcataagATAACATCACACATTCACATTGTAGACTCATCTTGAATTCATCTTTGGTTTcctcatgtttatttttttggatTAACGAATATGCCAAGATgaatacatttaaatgcaaatctatgagtaaAATAATATCTGTGCTCAAACCAATTTCAGTCTTGTCATGTTAAAGTCATTTGTCAGAACATTGGCAAGACTCCAGGTAACTAAAACAACAGAACAGACAAAGTTGGAGTTTAAGTGTCTCTgttcattgtttttttaaacatctcCAGACGCTTTGTTCAGTTCCATTCACTTTTTGTCTATGTGTTTTAACAGGTTTTTCTTGTGTGTACAACCCGTAATCCACTTTAAACAGTTctaaagttttttaaaatacactttaaaaatgtctgggttattttttacccataatgggtaaatattggacagaacacgtcctgggttaaaaattgacctaatgctgggttattataccccatagTTGCATAAcaataacccaacattgggtaatttttaacccagcacttGTTCTGTCTAATCAGCTGTCATTTATCATATAATTTATATCTTGCTAATCATTAATAAGATAAAAATAGGTATTTACAGTTCTTCCACAATTTCTCTGTCAAACCATGTGTggaaaccactgatctatataaatgactggattgcgcatagaacgcttaatgTAACAGCGTttggtgaagccagcgcagagttcgagcctcCATCTTGGTATGCCCAACCGGCAgacggcgtcattgacttccattcaaaaccatcttttaaattcacccgctttaaagcttatcagtcacgcaagattatttttaggatatgtgtacgtaaattaactgttaattctggtgttatttgcaatgtttatgctttaatcgggcaggaaaatggatttataaaaaaccgttaaggtgagtgtgtctgctgcgttctgttaatgacatgggtataaataaagtttttttgacattcagctacacggtcagcgttatttctctaaataagttgaggtaacttgtaagtttagataacataaaaccagcaaattattgcatgcacatacggtataaagtatgattatttatttaaatttcagaatgagcacgtttgtcattaatactaaatatgctgcggtctgtctgctgatctgatactgtaatgaagatgaatgtataataactgattaaaaactgaaatgtacaactttcagtaaataactatgtacatgcttaggacgtttgtgttgtaataatgtacagggtaactttagatataaaaacgaagactagtaaagtgatcgcgtccattgatttaatagaacgtttgggtataccaacatggcggcgcggtggcttcacagttgtgacgtcatgcgcaatccagtcatttatatagatcagtggtggAAACACTATAGGGGTCATTCAGTgtaaaaacaaccaaagtccacaacttaaaatttaaattttgatCATTTGTATCTAGAGAAGGAAATATTACAATGATATAGAAACACTAGAAAGAAActaagaaacaaacaaaactaaTATATTCAATTTCATGGTTGAATATTTACTAAGTAATTCAAAATTACAGGTCAAAATTACAACAATTTCTCAAACATCTTGAGTTGTATATTCACAGTATattgtatagctcagtggttgTGTTAGTTTGAACCcagcaaacacacatacagataaaaaaatgtttatattttgtaatgcactAAGTGTCTGCTTTAATTCCAAattcataaataaaatgacgctatattaatacaatttttgaatgttttaattATGACCTGCACCTCAAATTTAACCCATTGCAGTTGTCAAGATTAATTATGTAAAATtgtatacacttttaaatttatttaaaacaaagtaTAAATCAAATTCACTTACGTCTTCTCTTTGGTAAAGTTCATACGATATCTCAGCTGATGTAAGTCTCCACAGACACTGATGTGATTTTTCTGTGGTGTACAGAGCAACGTTTGCTTCCTGTAACAATAAAAGCCTAAAAACAACACTTTCACTATAAACACTGTGATGAACTTTAATCTGTCTGGGGTAAGGTTGAGTTTGGTGTGAGACTTACCTGTCTGTCCTGTTTTTTGggtaaaaatttaaatgtagaGTATTGAGGATGAGATGATCTCCTggcttaatgttttaaacatctTCAAGGTGTTTCTCGTGTTCTTCTGGATGTCAGATGCAAgccaacactgaaaaaaatgattatggCCTCAATTAAATGAAGCATAATTCAAGTTAGCTAGTTTTAActatttaatttatgttttttattttaattaatatattaataGGTTTTAAGCGAATTGCATGTCTTTTAAATCCAAGTCATGTCAATTAATTAAattcagttaaaaaaaaataggttgGTTCTTTGCGCATGCGcgcaaatgcacattttttccCTGGCGCTACAAGAAGTTTCCAGTCAGGTTTACGGTCGATCTGAAGTTGGGATATTTCAGCCCCTGAGTTTTACTCAGTCGGTCTATTTTCACAGTAAGTAATATTTCATGTAATACAGCACCTTTTATTACATTGACtatttttataaacttaaactttataagtGAGCTCCtccaggccgagtgccggaggcaatcacagtcGTTACAATATAACGTAAACAAATACCACACGACTCAGAGAGCGATATTgattttatacaacagtttgaCGGCACaagtttgaaaaataaaaactagaaaacaacaacggagttattttaaaagcctctttgtttgggaaCAACTTTCTTCCGCCACgtatttgagggcggccagaatgacaggtaacactcggctgctttgaatctcataaaaACTCAATGGACAGAATAGCcatttcttaaaggaatagtctactcattttcaatattaaaatatgttattacctaaactaagaattgttgatacatccctctatcatctgtgtgcgtgcacgtaagcgctggggcgcgctgcgacacttcggtggcgtttggcttggccccattcagtCAATGGTActatttagagataaagttagaagtgaccaaacacatcaacgtttttcctatttaagacgagtagttatacgagcaagtttggtggtacaaaataaaacgtatcgcttttctaagcggatttaaaagatgaactatattgtatggcgtaatagcacttttgggagtacttcgactcggcgcagtaacaccctccctctcccattatgagagtgagaaggggagcgaacttttcaggcgagtcgaagtgctcccaaaggtgctgttgcgccataaaatatagttcctcctCTAAAtacgcttagaaaagcgctacgtttcattttgtaccaccaaacttgctcgcacaaccactcgtttaaacaggaaaaacgttgatgtgtttggtcacttccaACTCCATCCCCAAATGgcacaattgaatgaatggggccaagccaaatgccatcgaagcgtcgcagcacgctccagcgcccacgcgcacgcacacagatgatagagggatgcaccaacaattcttagttaaggtaataacatattttaatattgaaaatgagtagactattcctttaatattactgttttttggtcacaaagtgtagtttttagattAGTCCAGttgagaatatatatgtattatatttaaatctgcagtcgattagttaagatagcgcctgtttgaaagTTTGCTTAGGAAGCTTCGGTACGTGAGAACtagggcccggttgcataaagcaccttaagtttttccCTTAACTATGACacttaagggaaaattacacttaaggtg contains:
- the LOC129425379 gene encoding verrucotoxin subunit beta, whose translation is MNFTKEKTMDPVGLNVIETAALGRPFQLGMLYDCRKDAFIPGHRLLTKERMDQSICAHSQINTVFTVTASDSLTEKSKVLNIDGGVKLSVLGGLIDVGGAARYLKDTKKSFSQQRLTLFYHSTSQFKELTINHLTSGDFLHYDDDIATHVVTAVLYGADACFVFDREVSADEDKKKVDGEVKVAFKHLKGISVGAKLDLDDNHKTALQKFSCTFYGDFQLPSNPTTFEEAVKIFEDLPNLLGENKELVVPLRVWLYPLDKLYSKAVKFQHDISINLITDLESVIESLSTTEMKCSDLLTDSAALTFLQFRNKINDMKQNCYKYKLNLMKDLGSLLPKLRGKFLEETALIDLLREHEESPFNRNALEQWLKEKEEESDVIKILLTQLNDSGATVEVNLKKIMMDLEVKNVVSYTFTSLGLSDDLLSKQKANLRSETKRKNDENTTDSQHKTWLTSDIQKIMRKNLKMFKNLIDITDCKSTKFIVASKEMKEYPGSCILHYRNGCDEGVCFTPPLKPDCPIIEEIRRDRVVLKVSPSCPATVKMKLLYKIKKEEDWTSQPVLKNQHTVTLTDLRSDTEYEIKCAAVGKLNYTLESDVMRINTQVMFIMYHFKNVFE